Part of the Dehalococcoidia bacterium genome, ATTAGAGGCCGATGACGTCGAGTTTGTTTCAACGAGGGATGGGAAGGGGTTTACGCGCACGCCCGGATTAAAATACTGGAGTAAGAAGTCAAGCAAATGGAAATTTGCGAGCCTTAGCGACCTAGAGCGAGGAGAAAACATTCTTGCAGACATTGGCAATTCAATAGTACACATATCCGTTTCGGACGATAAGAATCTGTCGAGACTTCAAACGGCTCTAAGGCAATACAACCCCAAAGTGACTTTAGACTTGATACAAACTTATGAAACTCTTCAGCCTGATCATCCCGTACGTATCGCCTTCGACATACCCGCTCAAGACGAATTGGTCAAGCGAGCCATAGCTAAAATAGCGTTTAACTATCTTACTTGGGTTTACGGAATTCGGGTTGCCCTAAATCAGGGCTTTAATCCTATACGCGAATATGTCAGATACGGTAGGCTTTCCAAAACGCCCTTCATAAACCGCATTTCTAATCTACCAATAAAGGTAGGCGCTAGAGAGGCGCACGACCGTGATGGTCATGTTCTGTTAATTGACTGGGCACCAAGAATCCGAGGCGTGATCGCTCAAGTAGCTCTTTTCTGTGCAATGCCCTACTATCAGGAAGTGCACCTCGGCATATATACAGGAGTGCTACCTGCGAAGGTCGCCTCTATTCACTACTTCGACTTCCGCACCAAGAGCGTGCTAGAGCACACAGCGGTCCCAGCCTACACAGGTTTGTGGGTACCAAACACTGTAAGGTGAGAGCAAACTGTATGACCATCCTGGTCGTCGGCTCCATCGCGTGGAAGTCGGCCAGACGGCGGCTGTCTTGACAACCACCCGCCGTTGAGATATGTTGTTGCATACAACAACATGATGGGACGCCTGATATGACAACTCTTGAAGGGATGCTCGCGGTCAAGGAGGTGGCCCGTCGCCTGGGCCGCTCTCAGGAGCAGGTGCGCCGCTACCTCAGGGAAGGCAAGCTCGCCGGACGACGCATCGGAAACCAGTGGTTCGTGGACGTGTCCCACCTCCGTCAGATGGAAGCTCCCGTCAACCCACGGGGAGATGCGGCCTCGCGGAAGCACAGGGGACTGTTTGAACGAGTCCGTCGCCGCCGAGAGAAGCTGCGCCAGCGATGGGAGAAGCTGGGCGTCCGGGTGGATGCTGAGGCGCTGGTGCGCGAGCTGCGTGAGGAGTCCTAGCCGTTGACTGTTCGCTGCGTGGACGCCAGCCTGGTCGTGGCCTGGCTCATCCCCGAGCAGCGGACACCCGCCGTCGTTGGGGTCTGGGAGTCGTATGCCAGTGGACAGGACCAGTTCATCGGGCCTCCCATCCTCTATGCGGAGACCATCTCCGCCGTGCGGCGCCTCGCCTCCCGGAAGCTCCTCACCTCCGACGAGGCTATGGGAATGGTTACAGACATCCTCTCATCTGGCATCCCCGTCCGGAGTCCTCCGGGACTCTACCGCCGCGCCTATGAGCTGGCTGAGCGCCACGGCCAGACGACTATCTATGACGCCTGTTATGTCGCCCTGGCGCAGCTCCTTTCCTGCGAGTTCCTGACCCTGGACAAGCGGCTGTACAACGCCATGAAAGAGGCCTTTCCCCACGTCAGGCTAGTGAAATCATGAACATCCTCGTCGTCGGCTCCGGCGCGCGGGAACACGCCATCGCGTGGAAGCTGGCGCAGTCGCCGCGCGCCGCCAACCTCTTCGTCGCGCCGGGCAACGCAGGCACGGCGCGCATCGCCAAGAACCTGCGCGTCAAGGCCACGGATATTGACGCCCTGCTCAAGGCCGCGAAAGAGCAGCACGTTGACCTGACCGTCGTCGGGCCGGAGGGGCCGCTGGCCGGAGGCATCGTGGACCGCTTCCGCGCGGAAGGTCTCGCCGTCTTCGGGCCGACGCAGAAGGCGGCGCAGATAGAGGCCAGCAAGGTGTTCAGCAAGGGCATCATGCAGCGCGCCGGCATCCCGACGGGCTTCGCCGACATCTTCAGCACCGCCGCGGCCGCCCGCGCCCACATCGCCGAGCACGACCCGCCCTACGTGGTCAAGGCGGACGGCCTGGCCGCGGGCAAGGGCGTCACCATCTGCCGCACCCGCGACGAGGCCATCAAGGCCGTCCATGACGCCATGGAGGCCCGCGTCTTCGGCGCGGCGGGCGACCGCGTGCTTATCGAGGAGTATCTGTCCGGGCGCGAGGTGAGCCTGCACGCCTTCGTCAGCGGGGAGAGCGTCCAGCCCATGCCCTCCGCGTGCGACTACAAGCGCGTCGGCGACGGCGACAAGGGCCAGAACACCGGCGGCATGGGCGCGTACAGCCCGCCCGGCTGGTTCAACACGGCGGATGAAGCGCGTGCGCACGGCAACGTGACGCTTCCCGTGGCGCGGGCGCTGGCCGCGGAGGGTACTCCCTATTGCGGAGTCCTCTACCCGGGCCTCATGGTCACGCCGCACGGCGCGCGGGTGCTGGAGTTCAACTGCCGCTTCGGCGATCCGGAGACGCAGGTCATCCTGCCCCGTCTAAGAAGTGACCTGCTGGACATCCTGTTGGCCGTCGTCGAAGGGCGGCTCGACCGCGTCCGCGCCGAATGGCGGCAGGAGGCATGCGTCGGCGTCGTTCTGGCCTCCGGCGGCTACCCGGGCCCGTACAAGTCCGGCTTCCCCGTCCGCGGGCTGGACGACGTGGACAAGGACGTGATGGTGTTCCACG contains:
- the purD gene encoding phosphoribosylamine--glycine ligase, translated to MNILVVGSGAREHAIAWKLAQSPRAANLFVAPGNAGTARIAKNLRVKATDIDALLKAAKEQHVDLTVVGPEGPLAGGIVDRFRAEGLAVFGPTQKAAQIEASKVFSKGIMQRAGIPTGFADIFSTAAAARAHIAEHDPPYVVKADGLAAGKGVTICRTRDEAIKAVHDAMEARVFGAAGDRVLIEEYLSGREVSLHAFVSGESVQPMPSACDYKRVGDGDKGQNTGGMGAYSPPGWFNTADEARAHGNVTLPVARALAAEGTPYCGVLYPGLMVTPHGARVLEFNCRFGDPETQVILPRLRSDLLDILLAVVEGRLDRVRAEWRQEACVGVVLASGGYPGPYKSGFPVRGLDDVDKDVMVFHAGTKLTTSKGVRQTVTDGGRVLTVAALGRTLAEARRRAYDNVKRIQFQGCHHRNDIAAKA
- a CDS encoding helix-turn-helix domain-containing protein, with the translated sequence MTTLEGMLAVKEVARRLGRSQEQVRRYLREGKLAGRRIGNQWFVDVSHLRQMEAPVNPRGDAASRKHRGLFERVRRRREKLRQRWEKLGVRVDAEALVRELREES
- a CDS encoding HNH endonuclease, whose translation is MNLFTCIYCLEQKPAASFTREHVIPKAFGVFAKNLVLNKNQVCKACNDDFGRGVDASLAYASPPGIRRYLKGHKGLVEFPKAVRHKSARGKVKVHIDSEDPLEADDVEFVSTRDGKGFTRTPGLKYWSKKSSKWKFASLSDLERGENILADIGNSIVHISVSDDKNLSRLQTALRQYNPKVTLDLIQTYETLQPDHPVRIAFDIPAQDELVKRAIAKIAFNYLTWVYGIRVALNQGFNPIREYVRYGRLSKTPFINRISNLPIKVGAREAHDRDGHVLLIDWAPRIRGVIAQVALFCAMPYYQEVHLGIYTGVLPAKVASIHYFDFRTKSVLEHTAVPAYTGLWVPNTVR
- a CDS encoding type II toxin-antitoxin system VapC family toxin — its product is MTVRCVDASLVVAWLIPEQRTPAVVGVWESYASGQDQFIGPPILYAETISAVRRLASRKLLTSDEAMGMVTDILSSGIPVRSPPGLYRRAYELAERHGQTTIYDACYVALAQLLSCEFLTLDKRLYNAMKEAFPHVRLVKS